In Rattus norvegicus strain BN/NHsdMcwi chromosome 3, GRCr8, whole genome shotgun sequence, a genomic segment contains:
- the Il1b gene encoding interleukin-1 beta — MATVPELNCEIAAFDSEENDLFFEADRPQKIKDCFQALDLGCPDESIQLQISQQHLDKSFRKAVSLIVAVEKLWQLPMSCPWSFQDEDPSTFFSFIFEEEPVLCDSWDDDDLLVCDVPIRQLHCRLRDEQQKCLVLSDPCELKALHLNGQNISQQVVFSMSFVQGETSNDKIPVALGLKGKNLYLSCVMKDGTPTLQLESVDPKQYPKKKMEKRFVFNKIEVKTKVEFESAQFPNWYISTSQAEHRPVFLGNSNGRDIVDFTMEPVSS; from the exons ATGGcaactgtccctgaactcaactGTGAAATAGCAGCTTTCGACAG TGAGGAGAATGACCTGTTCTTTGAGGCTGACAGACCCCAAAAGATTAAG GATTGCTTCCAAGCCCTTGACTTGGGCTGTCCAGATGAGAGCATCCAGCTTCAAATCTCACAGCAGCATCTCGACAAGAGCTTCAGGAAGGCAGTGTCACTCATTGTGGCTGTGGAGAAGCTGTGGCAGCTACCTATGTCTTGCCCGTGGAGCTTCCAGGATGAGGACCCAAGCACcttcttttccttcatctttgAAGAAG AGCCCGTCCTCTGTGACTCGTGGGATGATGACGACCTGCTAGTGTGTGATGTTCCCATTAGACAGCTGCACTGCAGGCTTCGAGATGAACAACAAAAATGCCTCGTGCTGTCTGACCCATGTGAGCTGAAAGCTCTCCACCTCAATGGACAGAACATAAGCCAACAAG TGGTATTCTccatgagctttgtacaaggagagaCAAGCAACGACAAAATCCCTGTGGCCTTGGGCCTCAAGGGGAAGAATCTATACCTGTCCTGTGTGATGAAAGACGGCACACCCACCCTGCAGCTGGAG AGTGTGGATCCCAAACAATACCCAAAGAAGAAGATGGAAAAGCGGTTTGTCTTCAACAAGATAGAAGTCAAGACCAAAGTGGAGTTTGAGTCTGCACAGTTCCCCAACTGGTACATCAGCACCTCTCAAGCAGAGCACAGACCTGTCTTCCTAGGAAACAGCAATGGTCGGGACATAGTTGACTTCACCATGGAACCCGTGTCTTCCTAA